The Chlamydia trachomatis A/HAR-13 nucleotide sequence GCTAAAGCCGAAGAACTCCAAGCGCTACAACAAGACAACCTATTTCTACAATCACAAGGATCCTCCATCTCACATCCTCTGATCGCCGAAAGTCCTTCCATGAAACAGCTACTTGATAAAGCTCGCCGAGCGGCTAACAGTTCTGCGAATATATTCGTACACGGAGAATCCGGATGCGGAAAAGAAAATCTTTCATTTTTTATCCACAAGCACTCCCCTCGATCTACTAAGCCCTATATTAAAGTCAATTGTGCTGCTATCCCCGATACTTTGTTAGAATCTGAGTTTTTCGGGCACGAAAAAGGAGCTTTCACAGGAGCAACCACGAAGAAAGTAGGAAGATTTGAACTCGCCCACCAAGGCACTCTTTTACTAGATGAAATCACAGAAATTCCGATCCATTTGCAAGCCAAACTTTTGCGGGCAATACAAGAACAAGAATTCGAACATATTGGAGGAATAAAAACCCTCCCTGTAAACATTCGATTTCTAGCCACTTCCAATCGTGACCTTGAGGAAGCTATTGAAACCAAAGTTCTCCGTCAAGATCTCTACTATCGATTGAGTGTGATCTCTTTACACATCCCTCCCCTTCGCGATAGAAAAGAAGATATCCTCCCTTTAGCTCATTACTACTTAGAAAAATTTTGTAAGATGAATAATAAGCCTCCAAAAACATTGTCTTTAGAAGCGCAAAGAAATCTTTTGGATTATTCATGGCCTGGGAATGTTCGAGAACTCTCTAACGTACTCGAACGAACTGTTATTCTAGAAAACGATCCTGCGATCACTCCTTCTATGCTCGCTCTCTTATAATGATTCTTAACAGGAGTTTTTCTTGTATTTCAGAAGCTTTTCTGGTAACCTTGGATCCTTCCTTGTGCACCGATAGCTCAACTGGATAGAGTACCTGGCTTCGGACCAGGTGGTTGGAGGTTCGAACCCTCTTCGGTGCGCATTCTCTAAAACTTCTTTTCAATTTTTTTATTCTAGTATAAGCGACCCGTTATAGCTCGCTAATCACAGAAGTCTTCTTAATCTTATGAGCACCCCTCCTACAGATGCGCATTGTCTCTTCGATCCTATTCGCTGTAAACCCGTCCCTCCCTTTCCCGAGGAGCACGTTAGACAGGCTTTGCTCTCGTTTCTCATCCAAGAGCTCTCCTATCCCCAACAACAGATCATTGTGGAAAAAGGAATCAAATCTTGTATTCCAGCATCACTCCCGCCTCTCCCTAAAAAAATGCGAGGAAGAGCGGATGTACTTATCCTATCTCCCTCCTCTTACGTCTCTTCAGAAGGTGCTTCTATTTCTTTTCCCCATCCTCAGCCCCTACTATTAATAGAATGTAAAGCGAAAACAGTGACCTCTCTCTCTTTCAGTCAATTGATTAGCTATAACTATTTTATCGGGGCCCCCTGTCTATCTCTAATTAGCGCAAACTCTCAGCTCACAGGTTTTTTATCCCCAAAGACAAAAACATTCGCTTTTTACCAAGGGATTCCTTCATATTCTCAACTGATGAACTTCTATATCCATACATTTTCATGCAAATCACCCTTCCCGGAGTTGTTCTAACAAACTCTCCCGCTGAGAAACAATATGTTATCGTAAAAATTTTCTCGCCAGCAGGGCTTCTTTCTGCCTTCGCAAAAAATGGAGCATCCCTATCCTGCGATTTTCGAGAGTCTCTGTTCCCCATTTCTTTTAGCCTTTTCACGATTCAACAATCTCCTCCCAAAATGCGAAAAGTCATACAGGGGGAGCTCCAAAATCCTTTCACAACGATTAAAAGTTCGTATCCACTTTTGCAAAGCGCAGGGAAAATGATTCAAGCGATTCTCAAAACGCAATGGCATGAAAAGCCCTCTCCCCATCTCTTTTCTCTTTTTCTTAACTTCCTTCAACGAATTCCAGAAACGCAATACCCTAATTTTTTTTCCTCGATGTTCCTACTAAAACTCTTACAACATGAGGGAAGCCTAGATTTATCGCGCTCCTGCACCTTATGTAAAACTCCCTTAGAATCTTCAACTATTTACCGTTATGAAGGAGCTCTATTTTGTGAAAAACATGCTCATGAAGAAACGATCTCCTTCAGCCAAGAAGAAGACCATATTTTAAGAGTGATCGTACAAGCAAAAAAATTCCAAGAGCTCGTTTGTCTAGCAGAATTCCCTATCGACATCGATACAAAAATAGATGCCCTATTCTCCTCCTTCCTTTCAGAAACATCCGAGCCTTCTTCTCTATATTACAAAGGGAAAACGCTTCTCTAACGGAGAAAAATAACTCCTCCATTACGAGTCTCTACATGAAAAGTTAGCGTCACAGGGGATTCTCCTACCAAAGAATTCCGAAAAGTTTTCTTCCAAAAACCTCTTCCTCTCTTGATTAGTGATCCCTCTGCAACTACTTTACTATTCATATCAACCTGCGTATAGACAACTACACCAATGTCTTTAGGTAACATAATTGTAATTGGCTCTTGCTCATTACGAATATAAATAGACGCATTCTTTTTCCACTCCCCTCGAAAATCTAAATCCATTCTGCAGGAGGTACAAGAAAGATTTACAGAAGACAGTTCTGGACACTCTCCCTTTATTTTCGAACGCAGCAATCCAAAAGATCCCTTATAAACCACGCTCTCCAACTTAGGGAAGCTTCCCGTCACATTAAATTGTACACGTTTTTTTCTTTCTGCATGGATTTCCATAGTTTCCATATCTGGATACTGCCCAGAGAAAACAAACCGATCCATATAAAACTGCTCTTCTTCCGCGAGAAAATGCGCGCCGAAAGCGGGTAAACTGAACGTTCCGAAGATTGTCAACAAACAAACTAGTATATGCACAATAACGCCTCTCTTCTCCATCACGAAAGAAACAAAGCTCTACGCATGCACAACGAACTATGCAAGCAAAAACCTACCGTCAGCATACTAGAAAGATAAAAAGATTATCAAAATGAAAAGCAAAAAGAGGATCTGGATAACAAGGAAATCTTGCGAAAGAGGGGACTCGAACCCCTAAGGAAAGCTCCACTACCACCTCAAGATAGCGCGTATACCAATTCCGCCACTTCCGCAAAAAAGAAGACATGAAGAATCAGCTTACTCTGATTGGACTCTTTACTACAAGTAAAAAACCTCTCAGCTTACAAATTCCTATCTATTTTAAAGAAAAAATTGGAGGATTTATCAGAGAAAACTCTTATCCTCTCTATCTCAGTATCTGCCCATACTCAAACAAAGTCTCTGCAAAAGCCCATCCCCTTATTGTAAGAAACCACTGAATATGAGACACTCTTCCTTTCAACGATATAGATGTAATTTCTACCATGCGCTGTTCAGCTTATTGCACTGCTTCATCCTATCACTTGCACGTGCTCTTTCATCTTCTAAAAGTAAACTACCCCTCAGTTCTATCCCGAGAATACGTGCTGATTTCCTCAGAGGAACTAGATGAAAGCGACAAAGCTGCTGTTTTCTTCCCCTTTGGCGTTTGCGTGTTCTGGGGCTGGGAAGAAACTGAAGAATTACAAGTGATCCGTACTATCACCCCATCTGCAGTCAATCCTCTTCCCAACCCAGAAATCGATAGTTACGATTTCCATTACGGAGAGAAACTCCAAATCCGTCGCGATAGGCTGGTTCTGACTAACTCGAACCTAAATACAAAACTTGCTATTTCCTTTGGATTAGCTCAGTCTATCAAGCTTACAGTTTTCGAAGAAACGATTTACAAAACGGTTGAAAACTCGAAATCTCTTCCCCAAGAACTAGCTTCCAAAGGGAAAATTTCTCTATCCCGTAAAACGATTGCAAAAAAAATCGGGGAACTATTTCTAGATAAAGCTTCTGTGAACCTACACTCCGATATCCTTGATGAACCAGATTTCTTCTGGGAACATCCAGAAACTCAACCTTTTTACATCGATGTTTTAACCTGCCTAGACGTCAATGCTCGCGTAAACGTGCTGAATCATAGACTTGCTATCTTAGGGGACGTTCTTGAAATTCTTAATGACCAACTAAACCATCAACACTCCTCCGCTCTAGAATGGACCGTAATCTGGTTAATCGCTCTAGAAGTGTTGGTCACACTACTGAAAGACGTGTTTAACATCATATAAAGGTTATGCAAACTTCCCGGATCAGCTCTTTTTTCCGAGGGCTTGTTCACCTGTACCGTTGGGCGATTTCTCCTTTTCTCGGGGCTCCTTGTCGCTTTTTCCCTACATGCTCTGAGTACGCTCTTGTTGCACTAAAGAAACATCCGCTCAGAAAAAGCCTTTTTCTCATCGCCAAGCGCTTACTCAAATGCGGCCCTTGGTGCATAGGAGGTATCGATCTCGTCCCTAGAACTTCTGTTGAAGAATATCTCAGTTCCCCTACCCCTCTAGCAGAATCCCCAGACGACAGGACTGTGCCACACACCCAAGAAACTTCTTAGTATAGTGTGCCTCTCTAGGCAAAAGTTGAATAAAGGATTGTAAATCGCTATCAGAAAACTCATGCAACACCCAGTCCGCGTCATGTACTAACAAGAGAAGAGCTGCTAAAGGTTCCTGTCTATCCACATAAGCTTTCAGAAAACAGCGCCTCTGATGATCAGAAATCGCCGTTTGACGATTTTCTAAACAACACAGGGAAAAGAATAAGTCCTCCCCTCCTTGGATAATCATTCTTGCCAGAGAAGTGACCGAAGCAGCTTCGATTTCCGCACCAAAAAGGAGAGAACGCACATAGAGAAACTCAGGAAGATGACAAAACCGATACAGAACATCTTCATCCACCATCCCTGCTTCACAATCACGCACCATAATACGAAAAAAACCTCGTGAAGAGAATGGGAACCTCTCTGTAAGCAAATACTGACAAATCCGTGTAAACTCCTGATCATTAATATCCGGAAGTAACCAAGTACGTTCAGGACTTTTGAGTCTAATAAAAGTTAAAGGATGCGTCAGCATAGGAGCGATATCTACAAAATATTTTTGGATGCTCACCCCTAGAGCCCAAGATTTTAATGGATGGCCGAAAACCATTCTCTCTTCCTGCAACAAGGTTAATAAATCGGCAAACGAAGCATTTTCTAGTCTTTCCAAAATGTCTTCAGGAATCTTCCCTATTCGTGAACTTTTAGCGATGAGATTCCCTGGAAAAACCCGTAATTTATAAATATCTTTTCTAAATACGGTCGAATAAATCAAAAGCAGTAATAGGATATTCACAATAGAACTAAGAACGAGAGCTTGCTTCAGCCATTTAATCGTTTTTTTACTTTGCATAGCTCCTGATCCTCTTCCTTCTATCCCCATAAAAACTCCTACATCCCTCTCCCTCAAAATACTTGCTACTATACACGCCACTTCGTAAAATCTACCAAAAAAAAGCTGCATTTACTCATGCTCGTTCCTTTATCCCTATTACAAAAATTCTTCTCTTCTCCTCTCTCTATTGAGGAAATTTTACAAGCCTGTGATCGTATTGGAATCGAAGCGGAATGCTCAAATGTTTTTCCGGATTCCCTTAATACTGTTGTAACAGGGAAAATTTTAAGTGCCTCTCCTCATCCTGATGCAGAAAGACTTACTGTTGCCATCGTTTTTGACGGGAAGGGTGAGCGCCAAATCATCTGTGGAGCTCCCAACTGCCGAGCAGGCATCATTGTTCCTATAGCCTTACCAGGAGCTAAGTTACGTAATGCTTCGGGAGAAATCACTACAATCAAAAAAGCTAAAGTTCGTGGGCTCGAATCACAAGGAATGTGTTGTGGAGCAGACGAATTAGGGTTCCCTCATTTACAAAAAGCAGAGCGTGGTATTTTTGAGTTCCCTGCAGATACTCCTCTTGGAGAAAGTGCCTGCATGCTACTTGCTGGAGCTCCCCTAGAATGCTCGTTAACCCCTAATTTAGGCCATTGCGCATCCTTACTAGGCCTAGCAAGAGAAATTTCCTTTCTATCCCCTGTATCTCTTAATATCCCAGAAGAATTTTCTTTTGCCTCGCTTCCTCAAGAAACTTCTATTTGTGATATGCACGATGCTGGAGCTTGCCCCATATTCTATTCCGTCAAAATCTCGGGTCTATCTTGTCGACGATCCCCAGAATATCTGCAAGCAGCCTTAACAGCTCTTGGACAAAAACCTCTTAACGCCATCGTTGATATTACGAATTATGTGATGCTGTCATTAGGTCAGCCCCTACATGCTTACGATAGCCAAGCGGTGGAGCAAAAGTCTCTCCATGCAGCCACTCTACAGTCAGCTCAACCACTTACTCTTCTAAATCAAGAAACCTATACCCTCCCCGCAGGATCTTTAGTCGTTGCTGATCAGCATAATATCTTAGGATTAGCTGGGGTCATGGGAAGTGCTGCATCTTCTTGCTCAGAAAATACAACAGAAATCATTCTGGAAGCCGCTTACTTCCAGCCTCAGGCTGTAAGAAAATATCAACGCACGATACAGCTGCACACAGAAGCTGCCTATAGATTTACCCGAGGAGTGGATCCTCAAGGCGTATTACCAGTGTTACATGCTGCTATCCATATGATTCAATCTCTATTTCCGGATGCTCAAATCTCTCCTATTCAAAAAATTGGAGATGATAGCTTTTCTCCTTTGTCTTTAAGCGTTCGCCCTAAAACGATTAAAAGACTTCTGGATATTGAGTTCTCGACCGCAGAAATAGTTGCCAAACTCTCTTCTTTAGGATTTCAAACAGCAGTAGAAGAGCAGGCCGTTCGAGTCGAGGTCCCCTCTTACCGTCATGACATTCAGGAAGAGACCGACCTTGTTGAAGAGATCTGTCGCACCACACCATTCGTTCAAAAAACACAAAAAATACTCCCAACCTATACTCCGATCTATTCTTTGAAACGTGAACTCACAGCTTTCTTAGCAAATGGTGGGCTACAACAATTCTTTACCTACTCCTTGCTGGATACAGAAGTATCTTCCTTATCTTTGCAAGAAAGCTCTTTGATTCCTGTACAGAATTCTTCCTGGAAATTACGCGACTCCCTTCTTCCTGGGATGCTAAAAAGTGCGGCTACTAACCTCCATAGGCAAGCCCCCTATGTTTATGCTTTTGAAATTGGAAATGTGTACTCGAAGGAGCAGAACCGTTACCAAGAGGAAGAGCGTGTTGCTATTTTACTCTCTCGCCAAGTAATGGATGATTCCTGGCAAGGGAAAACACCTCTCTCTTTTTATACAATCAAAGGATGGGTGGAAAAACTATTATGCCAGTCAGGAGCTTCTATAGAAGACTTTTCTCTTCAACCCAGCCAGCATCCGAACTTTCACCCTTATCAGCAAGCTGCCTTGTATCAGAAAAAACATCTATTAGGCATCTTTGGGACGTTGCACCCACAACTATGTAGAAAAGCTCAGATCAAACACGATGTAGTCTTTGCTGAGCTTTCTTTAAATGTGCTTTTGTCTTTAAAAAAGAAATCCGGACCTCATTACGTACCCTATCCAATCTATCCGGCCTCTTCCAGAGACATTACAATTACAATAGATAGAGATCTTCCAGCAGATCTCGTACGCAGAGAACTTTTAAGTTTCGAATCTAAATGGCTTGAAAGTGTTCATATTGTCAGTGTATATCAAGGGAGAGACTCTGCATCTCAAAGTAAAAACGTTTCTCTTCGGATGGTCTTCCGTGATCACGAACGAACCTTATCCGGGCAGGAAATAGAAGAAGAATACGAACGTTTAACTGCATTACTTGATAAGAAATTAGCCAACATAGGACAAGGCAACTCATGAAGCGTTTATTTTTTATCTGCGCCCTCGCCCTTTCTCCTCTAGCATATGGAGCTGTTCAAAAGGATCCTATGTTAATGAAGGAGACTTTCCGTAATAACTACGGGATCATTGTCTCTAAGCAAGAATGGAACAAACGTGGATGCGATGGCTCCATCACTAGAGTATTCAAAGATGGAACTACAACCTTAGAAGTTTATGCGCAAGGTGCTTTACATGGGGAAGTCACACGAACGTTTCCTCACTCTACTACCCTGGCCGTTATAGAAACTTATGATCAGGGAAGGCTTCTTTCTAAGAAGACCTTCTTCCCAAATGCTTTGCCTGCTAAAGAAGAAGTTTACCACGAAGATGGGTCTTTCTCCCTAACACGTTGGCCTGACAATAACAACTCTGACACAATCACAGACCCCTGCTTTGTAGAAAAAACTTATGGGGGAAGAGTATTGGAAGGTCATTACACCTCTTTTAATGGAAAATACTCTTCAACAATCCTTAACGGCGAGGGAGTTCGCTCTACTTTTTCTTCGGATAGTATCTTGTTGACAGAAGAGTCGTTTAATGATGGCGTAATGGTCAAAAAAACGACATTTTACTCGACTCGAGAACCCGAAACCGTCACTCATTATGTCAATGGGTACCCTCACGGAGTTCGGTTTACCTATCTTCCTGGTGGGATTCCAAATACGATTGAAGAATGGCGATATGGACATCAAGACGGCCTTACAATCTTATTTAAAAATGGTTGTAAGATTGCTGAAGTCCCATTTGTACGCGGAGCAAAAAATGGAATCGAACTCCGATACAATGAACAAGAGAATATCGCTGAAGAGATTTCTTGGCAGCACAACATCTTGCATGGAGTCCGTAAAATCCATGCGGCGGGGGTATGCAAATCCGAATGGTATTACAAAGGCAAACCTGTCTCGCAAATCAAGTTTGAACGACTCAGCGCTGCCAGATAATTCAACCTTGGGAGCGTCATGGCTGAAAAGTTCTTTGTTGTTTCTCCAACGTCCAAGAACTGTTTGGCCCAGGCTTGCTCTCAAGGGCTTGCTATAAATAGAACTCCCCCTATTCAAATTATTGTGCATTTCCGGGGAGATTCTATTTTTCACTCAAGGCTCTCTCCCGCTCCCGTTTTTACCTGTTTATTCCTTGGACCAGGAGCACATAAGGCCATGGAAGGACTTGTCCGCTGGTGTGAAGCCTACGCCAATAAAATGCCGCCTAAACTATCTTTTCTTGATCTATCCTCTTTCAAAGAGAAGCGCCTGGCAATCCCACAAGAAATACGCCAAATCCCCTTCGGCACTCGTCATACCTGTGAAGAGATTGCAGAACGCACAAAAACCCATACGGAAGAGGTGCTCATCGCCTGCCAAGAAAACCCCTTATCACTACTGATTCCCTGCCATCGAGTACTTTCCATTCATGACTACCCGGGCGGGGAAAAGCTTTACAAAGCCCTTACCGCATTTGAAGAACTCTCTTAATCCTGCATCTTAGGATCTAACGCATCCCGAATCCCATCTCCAATCACAGCAATAGCCATTAACAACAATGTCAACATAATAGCGGGAGGCCATAGAATGGCGCTCTCTGATGGAAATGCTGTGACTCCTTCTCGCAAAAGATTTCCCCAAGATGCCGAACTCTCCTCTCCTAACCCTAAAAAAGTGAGCCCTGCTTCACAGCTAATCATAGCCATCATCGAGAACGGCAATAAAGAAATAACCGGAACAATCACGTTAGGAAGGATCTGATGCACCATAATATGGTAATGGCTGTAGCACAAGTTGGTAGCAGCTAGAACATACCCTAAATTCCTTTGCTTTAAGGTTTCTATACGCACATAGCGACTAATACTGACCCATCCAAAACATCCCAGCAATACCGAATCTAATATGAGAGATTTTTTTTGTGTAATAGCTACCACGAGCATAAGAATAAACAACATGGGCATAGTCTCCCAAATTTCTGTCACTCGTGATAATAACATGTCTACCTTGCCACCAAAGTAGCCAGATAACAATCCCACAATGATGCCTATAAATAAAGCTATAGAAACACCCAATCCACCAACAACGATCGCAATACGAATCCCAAAGATCAGAGAAGCGAGTAAATCCTTTCTATTAATGCGTGTAAGCTGCCACCAATGCACATACTTGTTCATCTCTCGAGATCCGCCGGCATCATCTTCCCAGTGAAAGCTGCTTAATAATGGATTCAAAACCATTTGTACCTGTTCAGACTCGGTTTCTATCCAATTACGCTTATCCATGATAAACGCAATCGAATTATTTAAAGCTTCACGCTCTTCTAAAAGACTACGTACAAAGGCCAACTGCTCTCTAAAAGGAGCCTCTTTTTCCTCAAGAGCCTCAAACGCTGCACGCAACTGTTCTTGGGGATGTTGCTCGTATATCGCCATATTCAGAGCATGTTCTGAACGTGCTCTAGCCATCAAATAAGGACGGTAATCTTCCAGCAAAGTTCCCCATCCTTCAAAACCTTCCGGATAGGAAGGTTTTAACTTGTTGATCTTATTTTTGAAAAAACGCAGGCTTGCTGTTTCGTTCTTCATTTCTAGAAAATGCAGAGTCGGCATCGGAGATTGCTTACACAACTCGTATGCCTCCCTTTGTTTTTCAAGATGATCGTGCTGCATCTTGCGATATTTGGCTTTTACAAGCATTCCCAGCTGCTCATATTTACTCATATAAGCACGCTCACTTTCCCAAGTGCGTGTTCTTTTAGCAATTGTTGGAAGAAACTCTGTCTTTGGAGTTGTTTTCAATTCCTGTTGCAGATGCTTAGCCCGTTTCTGCTTTAACAGCTCATCCCGACAAGGATCTTGAACTCTCCCACTCAAAGCAAAAGAGAATACCGCAATATGTATTCCAGTCACTACACCTAGAAACAGCTTTTTCCACACACCACTGAGATAACGAAAGCCTAAAATAAAAAACGGCAGTGTGAGCATTAAGACATTAAAAAATAAATCGATAGACTTAGTGTAAAAACCTGGGAAAAGCAAATAACGGAACAAGGGGAAATACCACTCCCCGTGCCAACGAACAAGAATCGGTTTACTAGAAGCAAATAAAGGAGCGTAAATACCAATAAGCATAAGTCCAATAAAGAACTTTAAAGCTATAGAGGGAAGTGCCCGTCTATTATAAGCACGAAAAAATCGTTGATAAGATGTTTGGGGTTCCTTCATCTCACACCTTCCTTTCTTCTAGCTGTACACGTGGATCAAGAAGAACGTAACAAATATCCCCGATTAAGTAACCGATCAGAGAAATCACCGATCCCATAATTACGGAAAACATCACCACATTGTGATCACGATTTAGAATCGCCTGATAGAAAAATTTCCCGAAACCATCGATATCAAATAGTGTTTCCACTACTAAAGCTCCTCCAAGTAGTGCGCTTAAAGACGAGGCTAAAGAAGTGATTAACGTAGCTGCAGAGTTTTTCCCCACATGCCGAACCAAAATGTCATACTGAGAAATACCACGAGCTCGAAGAGCTGAAATATGGTCTTCTCCTAAGACTTCTAAAAATACAGCACGACTTAAACGTGACTGTGCAGCAAAAGCTCCGTAACTGACAGCACAAAAAGGCAAGAAACTGTGTAACACAATATCCGTCAGCTTTTCAAAAGAAGTCATTTCTTTGAATATTTCTGGAGATGAACACAGTCCACTGTAAGGCATAGAAATGGACGTAAATGGAACTGTTTTATTTAGAACGAAATTATCAATAATCCAAGGGACAGCAACAAAGACAGGAATAGAAAATAAAATCAAAAATAGAAAATTGAGAAGATGATCTATCCAATGGTTTTTATTCACAGCCATGATCATACCGAACACTTGGCATAATATAAAAACCACAATCATAGGAAGCAGGGATAGAATAAGTGACGAACCTAAACGTTTGATCACTTCAGAAACGACCGTCTTATGACAGTCGTTGCGTAACGTTCCAAAATCCAATCTAACGATACGAGAAAGGTACTTAGCAAACCGCGTCTCTAAGAAAAAGATCCTCCAGAGATCTCTTCGCATTAATTGCCCTCTTCCGCCCTCTTGCTCAACCCATTCTTGTAACGCGGCAACTTTAACTTCGATATTATCTTCATTCAATAAACGCACGAGTTCTGCATTGCTTTTAGACACTTTTTGATTATATTCGCGCTGTTCCTCCAGCAAACGTGCTCCAACAATCCCCTGACGAATACCTCCTCGAATGAATAAATCTGCTGCAACATGTCGATAAATATCCTCTTTCGAAGAATCTTCAGCCTCTGCAAGCAGCGCCGGCATAATGAACTTGGCACAATCTCCCCAATACACCTTAATATTGGTTATGCTTCCTGTCTTACTCTTCTTGTGAATCGTCCCATCAATAATCTCTTGAATCCCAGCACGGAGTTCCGATCGAGAAATCTGTGGTCGAGTATTAAAAAAAATAGGGAGAGTTAATCCGTAATGCTCTCTAAATTGTAAATAACGGTCCGGCCCTTTATACGTACGAACCTTATCCGATCTCCCAGCCTCACCTTGGGCATCCACACTATGTTCCTCAAGCAGGTCTCCTGGAGCAGCATTGAGAATCACAAAATTCACAGAGATGATAGCAAAGAGCGTTAAGGGAATCAAAAGCAGACGTTTTAAGATATAGCGGAGCATCGACCCTCCTCTTTATCTACCCACAACATGGATAAATTCACTGTCTCATCTTGAGCTCCAGGAATCAAATCCTGATGTTCTGTTGGCACAAAAATATTTTTTACAAACTCCTTATAGACAAGGGAGTACTGTCTTGAATAGAGAAACGCGTAAGGAGATTCCTCATGAATCACCTCGTGAAAACGGTGATACAAGGCTTGGCGCTTATTAGAATCATACTCGTAACTGAGCTGTTCGATGATACGGTCTGCTTCCTCATTACAAAATCCAACAGCATTGGCAGATCCTTTCTCCAAAGCTCCTTCCGAATGCCATAGAGCACGAGGATCTTCTGGAGGGGTTCCTAAACACCATCCGGAAAGAATAGCATCGAAATTTTTCTCCTCGAGGGCTTGTGAATAATCCGCCATATCTAACCCGAGTAAGCAACACTCGATACCCACCTCTTTACATACCGTAGCTACATATTCGGCAATCGTTCGTGCTGTTACACTTTTCACATAGTAGCATAACCGGAAACGGAAAGGCACTACAACTCCATCGATTACTTTCTCACGAATACCATCTCCATCAGCATCGATCCAGCCCTCTTCCTCTAATTTACGTGCGGCCTCTTCCGGAGAGTATTGCCATCCCTCTACATCTCTGTTGTATGATGGAGAGCAGAGAGAAAAAGGCCCACTCACAGAGACTCCACGACCATCCAAGCACTGCTCAATAATGCGATCCCGATCGATCAACATATTCATGGCTTGTCGTACCGAACGATTGTTAAAGAAAAGAGAAAGACAATTCCATCCGATGTAAGAATAGGACCGGTCTGATGAATTTTTTTCTAAAATTGCCTCTCCTCTAGCAGCTTGTTCCTTATAAGCAGAGGTTTGCATGAAGCTCGCTAGATTATCGACATGGTTAGGAGGGAAATACGCAATATCCACCTTCCCAGCTTTGAAATCTTGGAAGAGAGAATCTGTACTATCTTTCATATAGATATAGCGCTTCTCCACAAGAGCCGCAAACGGATTATGATAATTAGGATTACGAACTAAAGTAATTTTCTCATCATCCATCCCTGCAAATCGGAATGCTCCACAGCTCACTATGTAATTATACGCCCAATGTGAAGAAAAGTTTTGCGCCCATACCGAATCTTTGCGATACGTATCAGGATCAGAATCTTCTGGAACGATCTTCTCTCCATTTGCGAAATACTGATACACGAAACAAGGTAACGGTTGGAGTGCCAATGTATTCGCGAAAGCAGAATAGAGCACTTTTTTCTCTTCCTCTCCCTGTTCATTACGTACAGTAT carries:
- a CDS encoding type I restriction enzyme HsdR N-terminal domain-containing protein, which encodes MSTPPTDAHCLFDPIRCKPVPPFPEEHVRQALLSFLIQELSYPQQQIIVEKGIKSCIPASLPPLPKKMRGRADVLILSPSSYVSSEGASISFPHPQPLLLIECKAKTVTSLSFSQLISYNYFIGAPCLSLISANSQLTGFLSPKTKTFAFYQGIPSYSQLMNFYIHTFSCKSPFPELF
- a CDS encoding sigma-54-dependent transcriptional regulator, with protein sequence MSIEHILIIDDDPHILALLSEILGARNFSVSSAPGVKQAIKQISNCPFDLIISDMNMPDGSGLDIIQYTKQHRPQTPILVITAFGTIQNAVEAMRFGAFNYLTKPFSPDALFTLIAKAEELQALQQDNLFLQSQGSSISHPLIAESPSMKQLLDKARRAANSSANIFVHGESGCGKENLSFFIHKHSPRSTKPYIKVNCAAIPDTLLESEFFGHEKGAFTGATTKKVGRFELAHQGTLLLDEITEIPIHLQAKLLRAIQEQEFEHIGGIKTLPVNIRFLATSNRDLEEAIETKVLRQDLYYRLSVISLHIPPLRDRKEDILPLAHYYLEKFCKMNNKPPKTLSLEAQRNLLDYSWPGNVRELSNVLERTVILENDPAITPSMLALL
- a CDS encoding RMD1 family protein, which produces MRCSAYCTASSYHLHVLFHLLKVNYPSVLSREYVLISSEELDESDKAAVFFPFGVCVFWGWEETEELQVIRTITPSAVNPLPNPEIDSYDFHYGEKLQIRRDRLVLTNSNLNTKLAISFGLAQSIKLTVFEETIYKTVENSKSLPQELASKGKISLSRKTIAKKIGELFLDKASVNLHSDILDEPDFFWEHPETQPFYIDVLTCLDVNARVNVLNHRLAILGDVLEILNDQLNHQHSSALEWTVIWLIALEVLVTLLKDVFNII
- the pheT gene encoding phenylalanine--tRNA ligase subunit beta; this translates as MLVPLSLLQKFFSSPLSIEEILQACDRIGIEAECSNVFPDSLNTVVTGKILSASPHPDAERLTVAIVFDGKGERQIICGAPNCRAGIIVPIALPGAKLRNASGEITTIKKAKVRGLESQGMCCGADELGFPHLQKAERGIFEFPADTPLGESACMLLAGAPLECSLTPNLGHCASLLGLAREISFLSPVSLNIPEEFSFASLPQETSICDMHDAGACPIFYSVKISGLSCRRSPEYLQAALTALGQKPLNAIVDITNYVMLSLGQPLHAYDSQAVEQKSLHAATLQSAQPLTLLNQETYTLPAGSLVVADQHNILGLAGVMGSAASSCSENTTEIILEAAYFQPQAVRKYQRTIQLHTEAAYRFTRGVDPQGVLPVLHAAIHMIQSLFPDAQISPIQKIGDDSFSPLSLSVRPKTIKRLLDIEFSTAEIVAKLSSLGFQTAVEEQAVRVEVPSYRHDIQEETDLVEEICRTTPFVQKTQKILPTYTPIYSLKRELTAFLANGGLQQFFTYSLLDTEVSSLSLQESSLIPVQNSSWKLRDSLLPGMLKSAATNLHRQAPYVYAFEIGNVYSKEQNRYQEEERVAILLSRQVMDDSWQGKTPLSFYTIKGWVEKLLCQSGASIEDFSLQPSQHPNFHPYQQAALYQKKHLLGIFGTLHPQLCRKAQIKHDVVFAELSLNVLLSLKKKSGPHYVPYPIYPASSRDITITIDRDLPADLVRRELLSFESKWLESVHIVSVYQGRDSASQSKNVSLRMVFRDHERTLSGQEIEEEYERLTALLDKKLANIGQGNS
- the yidD gene encoding membrane protein insertion efficiency factor YidD, with amino-acid sequence MQTSRISSFFRGLVHLYRWAISPFLGAPCRFFPTCSEYALVALKKHPLRKSLFLIAKRLLKCGPWCIGGIDLVPRTSVEEYLSSPTPLAESPDDRTVPHTQETS
- the recO gene encoding DNA repair protein RecO, translating into MQITLPGVVLTNSPAEKQYVIVKIFSPAGLLSAFAKNGASLSCDFRESLFPISFSLFTIQQSPPKMRKVIQGELQNPFTTIKSSYPLLQSAGKMIQAILKTQWHEKPSPHLFSLFLNFLQRIPETQYPNFFSSMFLLKLLQHEGSLDLSRSCTLCKTPLESSTIYRYEGALFCEKHAHEETISFSQEEDHILRVIVQAKKFQELVCLAEFPIDIDTKIDALFSSFLSETSEPSSLYYKGKTLL